The Candidatus Methylomirabilis sp. genomic sequence TAAGGCGAGGGTCGGGTCGAGGCCAACTCAGTCCGAATGGGGAAGTCGGGCCGCCATGGCTGGCACCCTCTGGCGAGCCTCAGGGCGTTGGCCGTAACGACTTGTCTACCCACGCGAGATAGTCAGGCGACCCGGCAAGAATAGGTAACGCCACTACTTCCGGCACAGTGTAGGAATGCAACCTTTTGACGGCCTCTATAATGGACGCAAGGAGATCGCTTCGGCTCTTTACTACCATAAGGACCTCCTCCTGGCGTTCGATCGCGCCCTGCCACCAGAAGAGGGAGCGCACCCCGGTCGAAATGTTCACGCAGGCTGCCAGCCTTGACTCGACCAGCGCCTTGCCGATCGCCTCAGCCTCTTGCTCAGAACTTGTCGTAATAAGGACGACAATATAAGTTATTGCCTGGTCCATTTCCTCCTCCTCACACAAAGATAGTAGACCAATCATTTCACCTTAAAACTCAATAGGTTATTGGCACATTAACCCACACGGTTGGCTGGGTCAAGGGATTTTCTAACGGGGCCATAAGAGGGAAAAGTTATAAATCTAACAAAATTATTGCAACAATAGTTGACAGCAATGGACTAATGTACTATCTTTTTGCTTAAGAACAGTGAAGAGCAGATTCACTTTCGGTGAACTTAACGAAGACAATTTCTTTTTAGGAGGGTAAGAGGTGCCAAAAGTTCTCGGTATTGACCTTGGAACAACCAACTCAGTGATGGCCATCATGGAGGCTGGAGATCCAGTAGTTGTCCCCAACGCTGAGGGCGGTCGATTGACCCCGTCAGTCGTGGCCTTCTCGAAGGAGGGGGAGCGACTGGTGGGTCAAGTCGCCAAGCGGCAGGCAACCACCAACCCTGAAAACACGATCTTTTCTATCAAACGCTTCATGGGTCGACGTCATGAGGAGGTCAGTCAGGAGATCAAGCTGGTGCCGTACAAGGTAGCTCGAGCCGGCAATGGCGATGCCTCGGTTGAGGTAAGAGGGAAATCTTATTCGCCGCCAGAGATCTCCGCCATGATCCTCCAGAAGATGAAGACGGATGCCGAGGCCTATCTCGGGGAGAAGATCACCCAGGCGGTGATTACCGTTCCCGCCTATTTTAACGACTCGCAGCGTCAGGCCACCAAGGATGCCGGCAAGATTGCCGGCCTCGAGGTACTCCGAATCGTGAACGAGCCGACGGCGGCGTCGCTGGCCTACGGGTTGGACAAGAAGAAGGACGAGAAGATCGCCGTCTACGACCTGGGAGGGGGAACATTCGACGTGTCCATCCTGGAGTTGGGTGAAGGGGTCTTTGAAGTCAAATCCACTAACGGCGATACCCATCTCGGAGGCGACGACTTCGACGAGCGGATCATCTCGTGGCTGGTGGATGAGTTCAAGAAGGATCAGGGGATCGACCTGCGCAAGGACCGGATGGCGCTTCAGCGTCTGAAAGAGGCTGCGGAAAAGGCCAAATGCGAACTCAGCACGGTGCTGGAGACCGAGATCAACCTTCCATTCATCACGGCTGACGCCTCCGGACCGAAGCACCTGAGCATCAAACTCACAAGGGCGAAGCTCGAACAATTGGTCGAGGACCTGATCCAACGGTCCATCGGGCCCTGCCGTCAGGCTTTGAAGGACGCCGGTCTCGATCCAAGCAACATCGATGAGGTCGTGCTGGTGGGCGGGCAGACCAGGATGCCGAAGGTTCAAGCACTCGTGCGGGAGCTCTTTGGAAAGGAGCCGCATAAGGGGGTCAATCCCGATGAGGTGGTCGCGGTCGGCGCAGCCATTC encodes the following:
- the cutA gene encoding divalent-cation tolerance protein CutA encodes the protein MDQAITYIVVLITTSSEQEAEAIGKALVESRLAACVNISTGVRSLFWWQGAIERQEEVLMVVKSRSDLLASIIEAVKRLHSYTVPEVVALPILAGSPDYLAWVDKSLRPTP
- the dnaK gene encoding molecular chaperone DnaK; this encodes MPKVLGIDLGTTNSVMAIMEAGDPVVVPNAEGGRLTPSVVAFSKEGERLVGQVAKRQATTNPENTIFSIKRFMGRRHEEVSQEIKLVPYKVARAGNGDASVEVRGKSYSPPEISAMILQKMKTDAEAYLGEKITQAVITVPAYFNDSQRQATKDAGKIAGLEVLRIVNEPTAASLAYGLDKKKDEKIAVYDLGGGTFDVSILELGEGVFEVKSTNGDTHLGGDDFDERIISWLVDEFKKDQGIDLRKDRMALQRLKEAAEKAKCELSTVLETEINLPFITADASGPKHLSIKLTRAKLEQLVEDLIQRSIGPCRQALKDAGLDPSNIDEVVLVGGQTRMPKVQALVRELFGKEPHKGVNPDEVVAVGAAIQAGVLVGDVKDVVLLDVTPLSLGIETLGGVMTRLIERNTTIPTRKSELFTTAADSQTSVEIHVLQGERQLARDSRTLGRFHLVGIPPAPRGIPQIEVAFDIDANGILNVAAKDLATSKEQKITITASSGLTKDEIERMVKESDRCAEEDKKRREEIEVRNQLDSLCYQTEKMLNENREKLPIAELGTLETAINAGKEALKGEEVGKQREALDSLTKASHRLAELLYQQAQSKQAAPGEQAQSEPTQGTPEGGVVDAEFEDLGGKSDKK